The following proteins come from a genomic window of Panicum hallii strain FIL2 chromosome 8, PHallii_v3.1, whole genome shotgun sequence:
- the LOC112902635 gene encoding putative disease resistance protein At3g14460 isoform X4 yields MDSEDEIPFQILREITDGFSKERKLGQGAFGVVYKGVTRNGDDVAVKRLLNSSLDFKHQLKNELYNLRKLNHPNIVHVLGYCFETEQKPFIMKDGSKVFVDETQGALCLEYMHNGSLQQLLSDEFSGLEWHTRFKIIKGTCEGLKYIHELEEPIYHLDLKPDNILLDKDMVPKIADFGLSRIIHKEPTRITQNPYGTQGYQPREYIDSGEISGKFDIFSLGVIMIRVVSGPKGYPKCLDMCLDEFVDQVQRNWRNRLQATYSSGSLVEAYCHQVKTCIQLAWLCVEEDSKKRPNIGKITEKLNEIETAIGEGDREDDVAATVFTMHDLVHDLARSIMLYEILDASKQCNTGGSRFQFALLNDCTKPLKSFTQYPTAVRALRFHGSDQNVLHGASFLSAKYLCVLDLNECSVQKLPKSIGNLKHLRYINAPRVEHRAIPNCITKLKKLIYLSLRGSYQILALPESIGELKGLMYLDLSGCSRLEKLPVSFGMLTKLVHLDMSGCSDVTGVSESLESLTNLEYLNLSHYRTLSTTKRQPPEALRRLTDLKYLNLSGSTFFIEDHGIIQALCSLTKLQCLNLSKCSLLVRDSHLTWISEAMRNLTELRYLDLSSCSTVSGADKALPIFLECISNLPNLEHLDLSDNRELMRVPDCICSLRKLHRLDLSYCYNLRSLPATLHEMDSLKFMHLEDLELLKVPALNKNLITLPHFLVQADYHNSSSNLALLQDVNRTDLVISRLENVKSVQEARSVRLMEKGRIKEMKLNWTRDSERFVEDMEVLGELVPPITLEELYIDGYSSVRFPEWFIGIADHLPNLCRISLSNLPKCNALPPLGQLPNLEELEFYRMSGISKINGDLYGTRRPSFPRLKDFSLSRMESLEVWYTTYSHGGDGVSKFMFPNLQRLTISDCPNLRQKPCPHRAKERWDICGACDGVISSWEERASQTAVSSPSSAPVTTLCIYFCEVPMHKWRLLHHLLALTKLEINGCSNLSSSPEIMRALSSLQLLTLESQGQPEPELPNWLGQLASLKELTIEGYEVQALQGSMGHLSLLQSLCLKCIKSMTALPQWVPDLISLQQLEIWHCSNLNDLTGTIGCLISLNELAIINCNGVTSLPESIQKLTMLKKLKIYLCNELVRWCETEENKAMLAHIEVKII; encoded by the exons GGAGTGACTAGAAACGGAGATGATGTTGCTGTGAAGAGGCTTCTCAATTCCAGTCTAGACTTTAAGCATCAGTTAAAAAATGAGCTCTATAACCTCAGGAAACTTAATCATCCGAACATTGTACACGTTCTGGGCTATTGTTTTGAAACAGAGCAAAAACCATTTATCATGAAAGATGGAAGTAAGGTGTTTGTTGATGAGACACAAGGAGCGCTATGCTTGGAATATATGCACAATGGCAGCCTTCAACAACTTCTTTCTG ATGAGTTTTCTGGACTTGAATGGCACACACGGTTCAAAATAATCAAGGGGACTTGTGAGGGTCTAAAGTATATTCATGAGCTGGAAGAACCTATTTACCACTTGGACCTAAAACCTGACAACATATTGCTAGATAAGGACATGGTGCCAAAGATTGCAGATTTTGGTTTGTCCAGGATCATTCATAAAGAACCAACGCGAATCACACAAAATCCGTATGGAACACA AGGGTATCAGCCACGAGAATACATCGACAGTGGTGAAATATCAGGAAAATTTGACATATTTAGCTTGGGTGTCATAATGATAAGGGTTGTGTCAGGACCCAAGGGCTACCCCAAATGTCTAGATATGTGTTTGGACGAGTTTGTTGATCAA GTCCAAAGGAACTGGAGGAACAGGTTGCAGGCGACATACAGTAGTGGTTCCTTGGTTGAAGCATATTGCCACCAAGTAAAGACATGCATTCAATTAGCATGGTTATGTGTGGAGGAAGACAGCAAAAAAAGGCCCAACATAGGGAAGATCACTGAGAAGCTGAATGAGATTGAAACTGCCATTGGCGAG GGTGATAGAGAGGACGACGTGGCTGCTACAGTGTTCACTATGCACGATCTGGTTCATGACTTAGCAAGATCGATCATGCTTTACGAAATTCTAGATGCTAGCAAACAATGCAATACTGGGGGAAGCAGATTCCAATTTGCGTTACTCAATGATTGTACCAAACCATTGAAGTCATTCACGCAATATCCTACCGCGGTAAGAGCACTGCGTTTTCATGGTTCAGACCAAAATGTGCTCCATGGTGCGTCATTTTTGTCGGCTAAGTACCTTTGCGTCTTGGATTTAAATGAGTGCTCTGTACAGAAGTTGCCAAAATCTATTGGTAATTTAAAGCATTTGAGATATATTAATGCTCCGAGGGTCGAACATCGGGCCATTCCCAATTGTATCACAAAGCTGAAAAAATTAATTTACCTCAGCCTTCGTGGATCGTATCAGATCTTGGCACTGCCAGAATCAATTGGAgaattgaagggtttgatgtaTCTTGATTTGTCAGGTTGTTCCAGATTAGAAAAACTGCCGGTGTCATTTGGCATGCTAACAAAGTTGGTGCACCTAGATATGTCAGGTTGTTCTGATGTTACAGGTGTATCAGAGTCCTTGGAGAGCCTCACCAACCTTGAATATCTGAATTTATCGCACTACAGGACCTTGAGTACCACAAAGAGACAACCACCAGAAGCTTTGAGGAGACTCACCGATCTGAAGTATTTAAACTTATCAGGTTCTACATTCTTCATCGAAGATCATGGTATAATACAAGCCTTGTGCAGCCTTACCAAACTCCAATGTTTGAATTTGTCAAAATGTTCACTCTTAGTTAGAGACTCGCATCTCACATGGATATCAGAAGCCATGAGAAATCTCACCGAGCTCCGTTATTTAGATTTATCAAGTTGCTCAACCGTCTCAGGAGCTGATAAAGCACTTCCCATTTTTCTTGAGTGTATAAGTAACCTTCCAAACCTAGAGCATCTGGATTTGTCCGATAATAGAGAGCTTATGAGAGTTCCTGACTGTATTTGTAGCCTAAGAAAGTTACATAGGCTGGATCTCTCGTACTGCTACAATCTGCGGAGTCTACCGGCAACTCTGCATGAAATGGATAGTCTGAAGTTTATGCATCTGGAGGATTTAGAACTGTTGAAGGTGCCAGCACTCAACAAAAATTTAATTACATTACCACACTTTCTGGTCCAAGCTGATTATCACAACTCCAGCAGCAACCTTGCTCTCCTTCAAGATGTAAATCGTACTGACCTGGTGATAAGCAGACTTGAAAACGTGAAGTCCGTGCAAGAGGCGCGGAGTGTAAGACTAATGGAAAAAGGAAGAATTAAGGAAATGAAACTCAACTGGACTAGAGATTCTGAGAGGTTTGTTGAGGACATGGAAGTGTTGGGAGAGCTAGTCCCCCCAATAACTTTAGAGGAGTTATATATAGATGGTTACAGTAGTGTAAGATTTCCTGAGTGGTTTATTGGTATTGCCGATCATCTCCCTAATCTTTGTCGGATCTCCTTATCCAATCTGCCCAAGTGCAACGCACTGCCACCACTTGGCCAATTACCTAATCTGGAAGAGTTGGAATTTTATCGAATGAGTGGCATTTCAAAAATTAATGGGGACTTGTACGGCACCAGAAGGCCATCATTTCCTCGACTGAAGGATTTTTCCCTAAGTAGAATGGAAAGCCTTGAGGTGTGGTACACAACGTACTCTCATGGCGGGGATGGTGTGAGCAAGTTTATGTTCCCCAACCTTCAAAGATTGACAATAAGTGATTGCCCCAACTTGAGGCAGAAACCATGTCCACATAGAGCTAAGGAGCGATGGGACATATGTGGAGCATGTGATGGTGTAATATCTTCATGGGAGGAGAGGGCATCACAGACCGCTgtttcctccccctcctctgctccggTAACTACTTTGTGTATATATTTCTGCGAGGTGCCTATGCATAAGTGGAGGCTGCTTCACCACCTCCTTGCCCTCACTAAATTAGAGATAAACGGGTGCAGTAATCTGAGCAGCTCGCCAGAGATCATGCGAGCACTCTCCTCCCTCCAGTTGCTAACTCTGGAGAGCCAGGGCCAGCCAGAACCAGAACTGCCAAATTGGTTGGGTCAGCTTGCATCACTTAAGGAGTTGACAATAGAGGGATACGAGGTGCAGGCATTGCAGGGTTCCATGGGGCATCTCAGTTTGTTACAGTCATTATGTTTGAAATGTATTAAAAGCATGACAGCACTTCCTCAATGGGTGCCAGACCTCATCTCTCTGCAACAGTTGGAAATCTGGCACTGTTCGAACCTGAATGATCTGACAGGGACCATCGGGTGCCTCATCTCTCTCAACGAACTCGCCATCATCAATTGCAACGGCGTCACGTCTTTACCAGAGAGCATACAAAAGCTAACCATGCTCAAAAAGCTAAAAATTTATCTCTGCAATGAACTAGTGAGGTGGTGTGAAACTGAGGAGAACAAGGCGATGCTTGCTCACATCGAAGTAAAG ATAATATAG
- the LOC112902635 gene encoding putative disease resistance protein RGA1 isoform X1, translated as MDSEDEIPFQILREITDGFSKERKLGQGAFGVVYKGVTRNGDDVAVKRLLNSSLDFKHQLKNELYNLRKLNHPNIVHVLGYCFETEQKPFIMKDGSKVFVDETQGALCLEYMHNGSLQQLLSDEFSGLEWHTRFKIIKGTCEGLKYIHELEEPIYHLDLKPDNILLDKDMVPKIADFGLSRIIHKEPTRITQNPYGTQGYQPREYIDSGEISGKFDIFSLGVIMIRVVSGPKGYPKCLDMCLDEFVDQVQRNWRNRLQATYSSGSLVEAYCHQVKTCIQLAWLCVEEDSKKRPNIGKITEKLNEIETAIGEFVHKPTEILQLPQKGCIKNVSGMTMHYNKNIDMRNKSTDVKGQHQNINLIGPSCSEPEFVDARQTSSDVVEELIVGRAEEKRKIIGSLLAGMSEKIIILPIYGIGGIGKTTLARLIYNDPNFKCYTHVWVDVSRRFDLNKICESTISQISGKESRANERKIVHSCLTKLLSGKKILIVLDDLWEDDQFHLQELKDMLYHADSNIIILVTTRSERVAGRICTNLQPYKILPLTNDMCWDIIKQRSAFEARDDKKQLTNIGREIAQKCGGVALAAQSLGFTLRSMNFNQWMNVKDNDIWNEPVSTDASLPNHVLASLKLSYSQMDLSLKKCFSYCAIFPKGHKIVKYDVIYQWISLDFIKPTKILSNLQLCEKYIARLLGLSFFQHSASPTGDREDDVAATVFTMHDLVHDLARSIMLYEILDASKQCNTGGSRFQFALLNDCTKPLKSFTQYPTAVRALRFHGSDQNVLHGASFLSAKYLCVLDLNECSVQKLPKSIGNLKHLRYINAPRVEHRAIPNCITKLKKLIYLSLRGSYQILALPESIGELKGLMYLDLSGCSRLEKLPVSFGMLTKLVHLDMSGCSDVTGVSESLESLTNLEYLNLSHYRTLSTTKRQPPEALRRLTDLKYLNLSGSTFFIEDHGIIQALCSLTKLQCLNLSKCSLLVRDSHLTWISEAMRNLTELRYLDLSSCSTVSGADKALPIFLECISNLPNLEHLDLSDNRELMRVPDCICSLRKLHRLDLSYCYNLRSLPATLHEMDSLKFMHLEDLELLKVPALNKNLITLPHFLVQADYHNSSSNLALLQDVNRTDLVISRLENVKSVQEARSVRLMEKGRIKEMKLNWTRDSERFVEDMEVLGELVPPITLEELYIDGYSSVRFPEWFIGIADHLPNLCRISLSNLPKCNALPPLGQLPNLEELEFYRMSGISKINGDLYGTRRPSFPRLKDFSLSRMESLEVWYTTYSHGGDGVSKFMFPNLQRLTISDCPNLRQKPCPHRAKERWDICGACDGVISSWEERASQTAVSSPSSAPVTTLCIYFCEVPMHKWRLLHHLLALTKLEINGCSNLSSSPEIMRALSSLQLLTLESQGQPEPELPNWLGQLASLKELTIEGYEVQALQGSMGHLSLLQSLCLKCIKSMTALPQWVPDLISLQQLEIWHCSNLNDLTGTIGCLISLNELAIINCNGVTSLPESIQKLTMLKKLKIYLCNELVRWCETEENKAMLAHIEVKII; from the exons GGAGTGACTAGAAACGGAGATGATGTTGCTGTGAAGAGGCTTCTCAATTCCAGTCTAGACTTTAAGCATCAGTTAAAAAATGAGCTCTATAACCTCAGGAAACTTAATCATCCGAACATTGTACACGTTCTGGGCTATTGTTTTGAAACAGAGCAAAAACCATTTATCATGAAAGATGGAAGTAAGGTGTTTGTTGATGAGACACAAGGAGCGCTATGCTTGGAATATATGCACAATGGCAGCCTTCAACAACTTCTTTCTG ATGAGTTTTCTGGACTTGAATGGCACACACGGTTCAAAATAATCAAGGGGACTTGTGAGGGTCTAAAGTATATTCATGAGCTGGAAGAACCTATTTACCACTTGGACCTAAAACCTGACAACATATTGCTAGATAAGGACATGGTGCCAAAGATTGCAGATTTTGGTTTGTCCAGGATCATTCATAAAGAACCAACGCGAATCACACAAAATCCGTATGGAACACA AGGGTATCAGCCACGAGAATACATCGACAGTGGTGAAATATCAGGAAAATTTGACATATTTAGCTTGGGTGTCATAATGATAAGGGTTGTGTCAGGACCCAAGGGCTACCCCAAATGTCTAGATATGTGTTTGGACGAGTTTGTTGATCAA GTCCAAAGGAACTGGAGGAACAGGTTGCAGGCGACATACAGTAGTGGTTCCTTGGTTGAAGCATATTGCCACCAAGTAAAGACATGCATTCAATTAGCATGGTTATGTGTGGAGGAAGACAGCAAAAAAAGGCCCAACATAGGGAAGATCACTGAGAAGCTGAATGAGATTGAAACTGCCATTGGCGAG TTTGTTCACAAACCAACTGAAATATTGCAGCTTCCCCAGAAAGGATGTATAAAAAATGTTTCTGGAATGACAATGCATTATAACAAGAATATAGATATGAGAAACAAATCAACGGATGTCAAAGGTCAACACCAGAATATTAATTTGATAGGCCCTAGTTGCAGTGAGCCGGAATTTGTTGATGCACGACAAACATCGTCAGATGTAGTAGAAGAACTCATTGTTGGGAGGGCCgaggagaaaaggaaaataatTGGTTCTTTACTTGCGGGTATGTCAGAAAAGATCATCATCCTTCCTATATATGGTATTGGAGGCATTGGCAAGACAACTTTGGCAAGGTTGATTTACAATGATCCAAATTTCAAATGTTATACTCATGTATGGGTTGATGTGTCCCGGAGATTTGACTTGAATAAAATTTGTGAGTCTACAATTTCACAAATATCTGGAAAAGAAAGCCGGGCTAATGAAAGAAAGATAGTACATAGTTGCCTCACAAAACTACTTTCTGGTAAGAAGATTCTGATTGTTTTAGATGACCTGTGGGAGGATGATCAATTCCACCTGCAGGAGTTGAAGGATATGCTATATCATGCTGATAGCAACATAATTATTTTAGTAACAACACGCAGTGAACGTGTTGCCGGAAGAATCTGTACTAACCTTCAACCATACAAGATATTACCCTTGACAAATGACATGTGCTGGGATATAATAAAACAAAGAAGTGCTTTTGAAGCTAGAGACGACAAAAAACAGTTGACGAATATTGGAAGGGAGATCGCCCAGAAGTGTGGTGGTGTGGCTTTAGCAGCTCAATCTCTAGGCTTTACTTTGAGGTCCATGAATTTTAATCAATGGATGAACGTGAAAGACAATGATATCTGGAATGAACCTGTTTCAACCGATGCATCTTTGCCAAATCATGTTCTTGCATCTTTGAAGTTAAGTTATAGTCAAATGGATTTAAGCTTGAAGAAATGCTTTAGCTACTGTGCAATCTTTCCAAAAGGCCACAAGATAGTTAAATATGATGTAATTTATCAATGGATTTCTTTGGATTTCATCAAGCCAACCAAAATACTCTCCAATTTGCAGCTTTGCGAGAAGTATATTGCGCGGCTCCTGGGACTATCTTTCTTTCAACATTCAGCGTCACCCACG GGTGATAGAGAGGACGACGTGGCTGCTACAGTGTTCACTATGCACGATCTGGTTCATGACTTAGCAAGATCGATCATGCTTTACGAAATTCTAGATGCTAGCAAACAATGCAATACTGGGGGAAGCAGATTCCAATTTGCGTTACTCAATGATTGTACCAAACCATTGAAGTCATTCACGCAATATCCTACCGCGGTAAGAGCACTGCGTTTTCATGGTTCAGACCAAAATGTGCTCCATGGTGCGTCATTTTTGTCGGCTAAGTACCTTTGCGTCTTGGATTTAAATGAGTGCTCTGTACAGAAGTTGCCAAAATCTATTGGTAATTTAAAGCATTTGAGATATATTAATGCTCCGAGGGTCGAACATCGGGCCATTCCCAATTGTATCACAAAGCTGAAAAAATTAATTTACCTCAGCCTTCGTGGATCGTATCAGATCTTGGCACTGCCAGAATCAATTGGAgaattgaagggtttgatgtaTCTTGATTTGTCAGGTTGTTCCAGATTAGAAAAACTGCCGGTGTCATTTGGCATGCTAACAAAGTTGGTGCACCTAGATATGTCAGGTTGTTCTGATGTTACAGGTGTATCAGAGTCCTTGGAGAGCCTCACCAACCTTGAATATCTGAATTTATCGCACTACAGGACCTTGAGTACCACAAAGAGACAACCACCAGAAGCTTTGAGGAGACTCACCGATCTGAAGTATTTAAACTTATCAGGTTCTACATTCTTCATCGAAGATCATGGTATAATACAAGCCTTGTGCAGCCTTACCAAACTCCAATGTTTGAATTTGTCAAAATGTTCACTCTTAGTTAGAGACTCGCATCTCACATGGATATCAGAAGCCATGAGAAATCTCACCGAGCTCCGTTATTTAGATTTATCAAGTTGCTCAACCGTCTCAGGAGCTGATAAAGCACTTCCCATTTTTCTTGAGTGTATAAGTAACCTTCCAAACCTAGAGCATCTGGATTTGTCCGATAATAGAGAGCTTATGAGAGTTCCTGACTGTATTTGTAGCCTAAGAAAGTTACATAGGCTGGATCTCTCGTACTGCTACAATCTGCGGAGTCTACCGGCAACTCTGCATGAAATGGATAGTCTGAAGTTTATGCATCTGGAGGATTTAGAACTGTTGAAGGTGCCAGCACTCAACAAAAATTTAATTACATTACCACACTTTCTGGTCCAAGCTGATTATCACAACTCCAGCAGCAACCTTGCTCTCCTTCAAGATGTAAATCGTACTGACCTGGTGATAAGCAGACTTGAAAACGTGAAGTCCGTGCAAGAGGCGCGGAGTGTAAGACTAATGGAAAAAGGAAGAATTAAGGAAATGAAACTCAACTGGACTAGAGATTCTGAGAGGTTTGTTGAGGACATGGAAGTGTTGGGAGAGCTAGTCCCCCCAATAACTTTAGAGGAGTTATATATAGATGGTTACAGTAGTGTAAGATTTCCTGAGTGGTTTATTGGTATTGCCGATCATCTCCCTAATCTTTGTCGGATCTCCTTATCCAATCTGCCCAAGTGCAACGCACTGCCACCACTTGGCCAATTACCTAATCTGGAAGAGTTGGAATTTTATCGAATGAGTGGCATTTCAAAAATTAATGGGGACTTGTACGGCACCAGAAGGCCATCATTTCCTCGACTGAAGGATTTTTCCCTAAGTAGAATGGAAAGCCTTGAGGTGTGGTACACAACGTACTCTCATGGCGGGGATGGTGTGAGCAAGTTTATGTTCCCCAACCTTCAAAGATTGACAATAAGTGATTGCCCCAACTTGAGGCAGAAACCATGTCCACATAGAGCTAAGGAGCGATGGGACATATGTGGAGCATGTGATGGTGTAATATCTTCATGGGAGGAGAGGGCATCACAGACCGCTgtttcctccccctcctctgctccggTAACTACTTTGTGTATATATTTCTGCGAGGTGCCTATGCATAAGTGGAGGCTGCTTCACCACCTCCTTGCCCTCACTAAATTAGAGATAAACGGGTGCAGTAATCTGAGCAGCTCGCCAGAGATCATGCGAGCACTCTCCTCCCTCCAGTTGCTAACTCTGGAGAGCCAGGGCCAGCCAGAACCAGAACTGCCAAATTGGTTGGGTCAGCTTGCATCACTTAAGGAGTTGACAATAGAGGGATACGAGGTGCAGGCATTGCAGGGTTCCATGGGGCATCTCAGTTTGTTACAGTCATTATGTTTGAAATGTATTAAAAGCATGACAGCACTTCCTCAATGGGTGCCAGACCTCATCTCTCTGCAACAGTTGGAAATCTGGCACTGTTCGAACCTGAATGATCTGACAGGGACCATCGGGTGCCTCATCTCTCTCAACGAACTCGCCATCATCAATTGCAACGGCGTCACGTCTTTACCAGAGAGCATACAAAAGCTAACCATGCTCAAAAAGCTAAAAATTTATCTCTGCAATGAACTAGTGAGGTGGTGTGAAACTGAGGAGAACAAGGCGATGCTTGCTCACATCGAAGTAAAG ATAATATAG
- the LOC112902635 gene encoding serine/threonine-protein kinase-like protein CR4 isoform X6 produces MDSEDEIPFQILREITDGFSKERKLGQGAFGVVYKGVTRNGDDVAVKRLLNSSLDFKHQLKNELYNLRKLNHPNIVHVLGYCFETEQKPFIMKDGSKVFVDETQGALCLEYMHNGSLQQLLSDEFSGLEWHTRFKIIKGTCEGLKYIHELEEPIYHLDLKPDNILLDKDMVPKIADFGLSRIIHKEPTRITQNPYGTQGYQPREYIDSGEISGKFDIFSLGVIMIRVVSGPKGYPKCLDMCLDEFVDQVQRNWRNRLQATYSSGSLVEAYCHQVKTCIQLAWLCVEEDSKKRPNIGKITEKLNEIETAIGEFVHKPTEILQLPQKGCIKNVSGMTMHYNKNIDMRNKSTDVKGQHQNINLIGPSCSEPEFVDARQTSSDVVEELIVGRAEEKRKIIGSLLAGMSEKIIILPIYGIGGIGKTTLARLIYNDPNFKCYTHVWVDVSRRFDLNKICESTISQISGKESRANERKIVHSCLTKLLSGKKILIVLDDLWEDDQFHLQELKDMLYHADSNIIILVTTRSERVAGRICTNLQPYKILPLTNDMCWDIIKQRSAFEARDDKKQLTNIGREIAQKCGGVALAAQSLGFTLRSMNFNQWMNVKDNDIWNEPVSTDASLPNHVLASLNFARSILRGSWDYLSFNIQRHPRVIERTTWLLQCSLCTIWFMT; encoded by the exons GGAGTGACTAGAAACGGAGATGATGTTGCTGTGAAGAGGCTTCTCAATTCCAGTCTAGACTTTAAGCATCAGTTAAAAAATGAGCTCTATAACCTCAGGAAACTTAATCATCCGAACATTGTACACGTTCTGGGCTATTGTTTTGAAACAGAGCAAAAACCATTTATCATGAAAGATGGAAGTAAGGTGTTTGTTGATGAGACACAAGGAGCGCTATGCTTGGAATATATGCACAATGGCAGCCTTCAACAACTTCTTTCTG ATGAGTTTTCTGGACTTGAATGGCACACACGGTTCAAAATAATCAAGGGGACTTGTGAGGGTCTAAAGTATATTCATGAGCTGGAAGAACCTATTTACCACTTGGACCTAAAACCTGACAACATATTGCTAGATAAGGACATGGTGCCAAAGATTGCAGATTTTGGTTTGTCCAGGATCATTCATAAAGAACCAACGCGAATCACACAAAATCCGTATGGAACACA AGGGTATCAGCCACGAGAATACATCGACAGTGGTGAAATATCAGGAAAATTTGACATATTTAGCTTGGGTGTCATAATGATAAGGGTTGTGTCAGGACCCAAGGGCTACCCCAAATGTCTAGATATGTGTTTGGACGAGTTTGTTGATCAA GTCCAAAGGAACTGGAGGAACAGGTTGCAGGCGACATACAGTAGTGGTTCCTTGGTTGAAGCATATTGCCACCAAGTAAAGACATGCATTCAATTAGCATGGTTATGTGTGGAGGAAGACAGCAAAAAAAGGCCCAACATAGGGAAGATCACTGAGAAGCTGAATGAGATTGAAACTGCCATTGGCGAG TTTGTTCACAAACCAACTGAAATATTGCAGCTTCCCCAGAAAGGATGTATAAAAAATGTTTCTGGAATGACAATGCATTATAACAAGAATATAGATATGAGAAACAAATCAACGGATGTCAAAGGTCAACACCAGAATATTAATTTGATAGGCCCTAGTTGCAGTGAGCCGGAATTTGTTGATGCACGACAAACATCGTCAGATGTAGTAGAAGAACTCATTGTTGGGAGGGCCgaggagaaaaggaaaataatTGGTTCTTTACTTGCGGGTATGTCAGAAAAGATCATCATCCTTCCTATATATGGTATTGGAGGCATTGGCAAGACAACTTTGGCAAGGTTGATTTACAATGATCCAAATTTCAAATGTTATACTCATGTATGGGTTGATGTGTCCCGGAGATTTGACTTGAATAAAATTTGTGAGTCTACAATTTCACAAATATCTGGAAAAGAAAGCCGGGCTAATGAAAGAAAGATAGTACATAGTTGCCTCACAAAACTACTTTCTGGTAAGAAGATTCTGATTGTTTTAGATGACCTGTGGGAGGATGATCAATTCCACCTGCAGGAGTTGAAGGATATGCTATATCATGCTGATAGCAACATAATTATTTTAGTAACAACACGCAGTGAACGTGTTGCCGGAAGAATCTGTACTAACCTTCAACCATACAAGATATTACCCTTGACAAATGACATGTGCTGGGATATAATAAAACAAAGAAGTGCTTTTGAAGCTAGAGACGACAAAAAACAGTTGACGAATATTGGAAGGGAGATCGCCCAGAAGTGTGGTGGTGTGGCTTTAGCAGCTCAATCTCTAGGCTTTACTTTGAGGTCCATGAATTTTAATCAATGGATGAACGTGAAAGACAATGATATCTGGAATGAACCTGTTTCAACCGATGCATCTTTGCCAAATCATGTTCTTGCATCTTTGAA CTTTGCGAGAAGTATATTGCGCGGCTCCTGGGACTATCTTTCTTTCAACATTCAGCGTCACCCACG GGTGATAGAGAGGACGACGTGGCTGCTACAGTGTTCACTATGCACGATCTGGTTCATGACTTAG